Part of the Veillonellaceae bacterium genome, AGAACGCCTTGAGGTTGTTGGTTGGCTTGAGCCAGCATTGCTTGAGCAGCTTGGGAAAGAATGTTGTTCTTTTGGAAGTTCATCATTTCTTTCGCCATATCTACGTCGCGTACGCGAGACTCAGCAGCAGTCAGGTTTTCGCTGGAAGTTCCGAGGTTAGCGATAGTGTGCTCTAAACGGTTTTGAACTGCACCAAGTTTGGATCTTTCAGCAGATACTTTCTGAATAGCAATATCTAGTTTAGTGATGCCAGCCTCTGCACCAGACTGGCTAGTAACGTCAACATCATTTACATTCAAGGATGTAGTGTCCATCTTGCTAACAGCAAGACGAGTGGTTTGGTTTTGGTTTGCGCCAATATGGAAGTTAAGTCCGTTATTTGTTACATTTACAGTCGCATCGTCTGCTTGCAAGAAACTTGTTACGCCAATTTCAAGCCCGCCAACAGACATAACACTATTGGCATCTGCTTTTACGCCTGATTTAGTTGTAGTAGAGCCATCTGCATTAGCAATACTCACATCGGCTGTAATTTCTACATCAAACTTCACTTTACCAGAAGTTCCGTTATAAGAGTCTTGAGCAATAGTTATGAGGTCATTTGTTCCATCGGTAAGAGTAATATCTCCACCTGTAAAGTCTTGCGCACTCGCTGTCGCAACAGTTTCGCCATTAACATCTTTTAAAGTAACAGTTGCGTTATCATTATCCCCAGTAAATTCTAAGGTGTAAGATCCAGCCTTTAAACCACCAGCTGCATCGGTGTTTTCTATTGTAACATTTGCTTCTTGCACTCCACTAGCAGCTTGAAATTTTGCAACTTCGGCTTTCTGATTGGAAAACGTTACTGTATAATCTCCTTCAATCGTACTATCGACTGGAGTCATAGAAGTAACACGTGCGGCATTAGTTCCAGTAATAGTTGAAGTTTGGCCGATAGAACCATCCAACAGTTTCTTAGTATTAAACTCGGTAGTATCAGAGATACGATTTATTTCTGACTTTAATTGCTCAATTTCTTTTTGTATTTCATTACGGTCACTATCAGTTGCAGTATCGTTAGAACCCTGTACAGCTAATTCGCGCATGCGTTGCAGAATACTGTGAGTTTCGTTTAAGCTACCTTCAGCCGTTTGAATAAGAGAAATGCCATCTTGTGCATTACGAGACGCTTGATCCAATCCACGGATCTGACCACGCATTTTCTCGCTGATAGCAAGACCAGCAGCATCATCACCAGCGCGGTTGATGCGAAGACCTGAGGACAGTTTTTCTAAGGATTTGCTAGTTTGAGCGTTGTTGGCACTCAACTGGCGATAAGTGTTAAGGGATGCCATATTGTGATTGATAATCATGGTTTTTTCCTCCTTGATTTTACATATCCGGGCATCCTTGCCCGTTTTATTTGTCTCGAGCCTGTCCACCTCGCCGGCCGGATCGGGGGACGAGCTTATTGACTTTTACATTAATATTATCGTAGGATAAACTCTATACTCTAAAGGCTATTTTTAGGGTTTTTCAGGGTTTTTGTGTGACTATTGTGATAATGCTTTGTTTTTCGTGGATTTAGGACTATATTTAATAATCTTGTCGAAATTTTTGAAAACACACCCCGGCCTGTGGGCCACCCCTCTCGAGAGGGGATTAGGAATGAGATTGCCGCGCTGCGCTCGCAATGACAATCAGGTATACTGTGCTATTTTGTTTTCTTGATGTCCTTGAACATATCTAATGCATTCATATCGACAGGGGCGGCGGCTTGTTTATTTTCGGCAGCAATGGCATCGTATATCTCGCCGCGGTAGATTTTGATGGTTTTGGGGGCTTCGAGGGCTAGTCTGACATTATCGCCTTTTACATCTACGACAGTTACGACAATGTTGTCGCCGATGACAATTCTTTCGCCGATTTTTCGCGTTAAAGCCAACATGCTTACTTGCCCCCTTCTGATTCTTGCTTGTGAGGCAGTCCGTTGGGAAACAGTTTATGACGTGTAGTATATTCCGTTTTTTCTAAAATAATTTGCTGAGCGATTTTTGTTTGCCAATTTACTATAATTGGGGCAAGCAAATTGACAGTAGCATTTTCAAGATTTTCTTTAATAGTTACGATATTGAATATTTGCGGTGGATTTTCCTTTGACAACTTTAGCTCTTGAACAAAGTCATCAGAGAGTTGAAAACTATAGTCGCTAAAAAAAGTAAACGGTTCTACTATTACAAAAGCTAGGTCTGGGCTGATCGCGGATTGTAGTAAAGCAAAGGGGTTGTCCTGGCCTTGCGGTAAAAAGGCAAATTTTTTTTCATCAAGAAAGCCTGGCAGGCCGTCAGGGAAGGATAATAGATCTTGGTTAGAGACTTCTATTTCGCCAAAACGGGTTGATTGGATTAACATGATAATACCTCCGTCAAATGTATAAGATTATTATAGCTCAAGAGGGGATTTTATTTTTTAAGGCACTTGGGGTTGCCAAGTGCCTATGCTTGAATATCGTATTTGTTTTCAGTTATCCAGAGCCTTACACTTTGATACTGGGCGATACGGATATCGACTGTGCCGCGGTCTAGGTTAGCATCGACAGTGCCACGTCTGAGATTAATATCCAAATTACCCGGAATATATTCTATTTGGGCAGGATTGAATTTATAGCTTATGTCTGGTTTTTCAATCGGCACCCAGATTAGTTCCGGCAGTTCGGGCAAATTGGCCTCTGCCGACATTTCGGCAATAGCATTTTCTTTAGTCTCAATCCGCGCCATTCGATCGCCTTCCTGGGCAATCCGACCAATGGTCTCCAACGCGGTCTGCTTACCCTCGCGGGCATTATCGCGGGCCATATCCTGGATATTTTTAATGCCGATTGAGTAGCGATAGGGCGTATAATCTAGCTCCAGTTCGCCGGTAGCCTGACGGATTTCAAGTCTGGCGGCCTGGGAATTAATATCGATTTGCGGGCGGGTAGTCTGTAGATTAAGTTGAGGTCTGGTTGTGTTTATGGCGATTTTGGCGTATTGCTGCGATATGTTGAGACAGAGCATTATCAGGCCTCCTTTTACACACCCCGGCGCTGCGGCGCCACCCCTCTCAAGAGGGGATTAGGGGATGAGATTGCTCAAGAGTGGACAACTTATATAGCCAGGTCAACTTGCTGTATAGTACCAGCTGTGCCATTTTCGCGAAGAAAAATGCCGGTGCTGCGGAGTTGTCCTTGAGTATTGTTAGCGCCATCCTTCATGGCAAAATCAGTATTTAGGTTGCCAAGATAAATAGCA contains:
- a CDS encoding flagellar assembly protein FliW, producing MLIQSTRFGEIEVSNQDLLSFPDGLPGFLDEKKFAFLPQGQDNPFALLQSAISPDLAFVIVEPFTFFSDYSFQLSDDFVQELKLSKENPPQIFNIVTIKENLENATVNLLAPIIVNWQTKIAQQIILEKTEYTTRHKLFPNGLPHKQESEGGK
- the csrA gene encoding carbon storage regulator CsrA; translation: MLALTRKIGERIVIGDNIVVTVVDVKGDNVRLALEAPKTIKIYRGEIYDAIAAENKQAAAPVDMNALDMFKDIKKTK
- a CDS encoding flagellin, with the translated sequence MIINHNMASLNTYRQLSANNAQTSKSLEKLSSGLRINRAGDDAAGLAISEKMRGQIRGLDQASRNAQDGISLIQTAEGSLNETHSILQRMRELAVQGSNDTATDSDRNEIQKEIEQLKSEINRISDTTEFNTKKLLDGSIGQTSTITGTNAARVTSMTPVDSTIEGDYTVTFSNQKAEVAKFQAASGVQEANVTIENTDAAGGLKAGSYTLEFTGDNDNATVTLKDVNGETVATASAQDFTGGDITLTDGTNDLITIAQDSYNGTSGKVKFDVEITADVSIANADGSTTTKSGVKADANSVMSVGGLEIGVTSFLQADDATVNVTNNGLNFHIGANQNQTTRLAVSKMDTTSLNVNDVDVTSQSGAEAGITKLDIAIQKVSAERSKLGAVQNRLEHTIANLGTSSENLTAAESRVRDVDMAKEMMNFQKNNILSQAAQAMLAQANQQPQGVL